The Penaeus monodon isolate SGIC_2016 chromosome 24, NSTDA_Pmon_1, whole genome shotgun sequence DNA segment tctttctgttctttacctctgttaccctctctttctctctttcctctttccatctaacatcctctctgctccctccatccctcgcccctcttccgcctcccttcctcccttctcttcctctataccctctttccctcccaccctctttccccctcttttcctcccaccctttctccccctctttccctcccaccctttctcccctttcctctccctgcctcattccttcctctatttctcacccacatccatcctttcctttctctccctctccctatccctctccatctttctctatgTCCCCTTTACCCTGCTACCTcagtctctcgttctccctcctctcatttctctcttcctctgttcatttttccctctatctcttttatgtacctcctttatctctctgtacattaaattaatttatattatctacACATTTGTATGGCAGTGTATGTCTAGTTGATCAAATTGATAAATATGTTTGCGAAGGTATTCACGTAAcagaacacacatgcacactcgtNNNNNNNNNNNNNNNNNNNNNNNNNNNNNNNNNNNNNNNNNNNNNNNNNNNNNTTCCCATGCCCAATTCCACCCACACCCCCTCTGACCcacctcgcctccccttccccacagcCCGTGTCAGCCGAGttcccagacagacagaaactggTCCTGCAGTGTCCTGTGTACGGCGGGCCAGACCTCAATGTGACTTGGTATAAGGACGGAATTCTTATCTACGCTCATCATGTGTCTTGGTGGTATGTCATTTCTAACATGGGATAACGTAGGCTTACATTGGGTGTGTCGTGTTGGGTGTcctattgttttttatgtatcattGGTATTTTCCGATATTACGTTGGGTGTCTTTCTCTATCAGTTAATCGCTACCTCGTAATTGCACAGTCAGTCTTTTGAAGTCAATTTAAAAAGAACATTTAATTAGCGTTAGTATAGGACATGTTAGGTAGGCATTTTTCCTAAAACCAATCGATCCCTCATTTCTGTCCATCTCAGTTACTACGAAGACAGCACGGAACTCCTGTACGTGAAAGCAGAACCAGGCAGCGTCAAGTACAAGTGCACGCTCATCCTCCAGATCAGTCCCCTTGAACAGATGGACCGTGGCACATACGCCTGTCAGGTGGTCGACCGGCACGACACGCTGACGCGGATGGTGGTCGTGGGCGTGAATGAGTCTCTGCAGGCGGAACTCACGCCGTTCGTTCACTCCGTCTTGCCGGTAACTCGTTCGTCTTGTCGGTGATGTCCtgatgtggtttggtgtgtgaggAGTCTGGTGGCGTTTCTTCTTTTGGtttgaaagtgaaaatgaaaatagggaACTGAGTTGCGTTTGTGAAAACGTTTGGTGTTATTAAATAATAGTGCTAAGATTGTCCTGAAAgctaaaatgaacaagaaaaaatattacaaaaagagTGCTTTGCATATTTGTTCTTCGTTTTTACATTTATGTTGTAGAGGATCATAAAATGTTccgtgaaggattttttttcgcaTATTCCGGTGTATGAAATGGAATCTGTTTTTTTCCACGTCACAGAAAGTAGCATTACATCCTTACCTGTGATTTCCAGGGCAGCAGCACTACTCTAAACTGTACAACGAAGAACCGTGACTGGGTTGACGGTGATCACTACGGTGCTGAGTGGACGGTGCTGCCACAGGACGGGTTCTCTAGCTACCAACAGGACGTGGTCTTTCGAAGCGGATTTAGACTCCATATCGCCAATATTACGGTTAGTAAACTGCGTCTTGAAAACTGTAGATCGCTGAGAATGGATTTTTGTTGAGATATTAacaatataactacatatatgcagtatattaaGTTTGAAAGAGGCGGGTTATATATTTCAGTTGTCTTGAAATTTACTTGAAAAACTGATCTTGATTTACGTTTTCGTAACTTTATTGTATACTATCAAATGAATGCTGTATTAGTAGAGTTACCCCTGTATAGGATAAGGTGGCCACACTACAGAAAACTGCAATACAATATCTAGCACAGACTTAACTAAAATGTAACACTATTTACGTATGAAAATTTTCTATAACAAACTTAATGATCTAAGTCATCCTAGAATTCAGCTTATCGTTCCAACATTTCCTCCCGACGCTTTCAAGACGCACATCCATATCATGTACACTTTCATACTACTGCAGCACAAATTAGCGCAACTCCACCACACGCCCTAACCCATGGGTGAAATTCTACGCGGGCCAGTTTTCCTTTCAGTTCCTATCTTGAAAGCCAACAAAAGCACCTACATGGCTCCCCAGGATTCCGTTCTAAAAATTGCCTGAAAGTCCGTGTatgtaaagttttattttatttattcaagttCTGATGATGACACCAACGGTAACAATAGATATAGTATCATTTTATTCTCGACGATCATACTTTCACAGGCTAACAATTCTTGATACTCCTTGGGCCACTTGTGACCATTTCGAGGGCCACATTTGGCCCACGGGCCATGGGTATGACACTCCTGCCCTAATCCATCCCCCTTTCACAGAAACCACTTAATGTGACCTGCCATATCAGGGAGAAGGAGGGCGTCATCTACATGCCAGGGGAAGAGGCCCTGGACGAGGCGCTGGGCACGGCTGCGATACACGTCTTGGAGCCAGGGCGTCCAGCGTGTCAAGCCGTCACGCAGGACAGAATTACGTGGGGTCCCATTCCCGTGAGTATTGTGACGGAGTGCGGGGGGCTGAGACGCAGCCAGCGTTTAGGAGGCGAGAGTACCTGCTTTtaaagagggggagggtttgTGAAACCTCTATCTGAATTTTTCAATGACCCATTTGTCATAGGTGAACTGGTCAGCGGTGAATATTAAGTTAACAACTCGCAAATCTTAAGCGTTAGGTGGGCGACCTGCCCTAATCCCCTTTCCTATTTCCTCAGATATCTCTTACCTGCTAAACCCGCGCGAGTAGACGTCAACAACTCATTATTCTTTCTCACTgttgattttgtgtgtattttatagcTATCTTAAGTAAAACAGGattcagtaaatgtatatattaatggaatagggtgtataatatgatatacagtgATTAACTGTACAAGGAAAAATAACCATCTGTACCTATAAATGCCTTTATTGGTACGTATGATTAAATGCTCAATGTTTAATGTTTActtaatgttatttttcattgctTTATCGATCTTNNNNNNNNNNNNNNNNNNNNNNNNNNNNNNNNNNNNNNNNNNNNNNNNNNNNNNNNNNNNNNNNNNNAGAAAGAACCTATCTGTCTGCTttgcctatctgtttgtcttaTTCATTAAATCAGTCGGTACTTTATTTGGCTATTACTtctacaagtgtttttttttatcaatggacGAACGCAATAGTCATTCGCCATCATCTAGGAGGCCCGCTTGAATGATTCCCCATGGCGCCTTTTGTTTATTCCTCCAGGTCGGCGAGCGGAACGTGGAGAGGTGTCCGCCGGGCCACACGGGGAGGGCGGTTCGGCTGTGTggccccttccccactcctccccctctcccccctgcttGGGAGACGCCTGACTTCTCGGACTGTTTCTATAAGCCACTTGTACAAGTCAGAACGGTGAGTNNNNNNNNNNNNNNNNNNNNNNNNNNNNNNNNNNNNNNNNNNNNNNNNNNNNNNNNNNNNNNNNNNNNNNNNNNNNNNNNNNNNNNNNNNNNNNNNNNNNNNNNNNNNNNNNNNNNNNCTATATGGTAGTACCATCTTTGACTGAGATCGAATCTTTGTCAAAATAAACTCGAACATGAAGCGTGTGAAACGTTTTTGCCATGTGTTTTTCACGGAAAAATACCATGAAATAAGGACCGACGGGAGGAGATACAGAGACGAAAAAACTACTCGAGAATAATACCACAAGCGTCCCTTCCAACAGCTACTGACCCTGTACAAGCGCGGCTACAGGACCCTAAACGGAAACGTCGATGAACAGGCGAGGGACTTCTCGAGAATCCTGCAGGAGCGAAGCACACCGATCCTGCCGGGCGAGAGAGCTAGCCTCTGGCAGATCTTGGGGATGCTGCAAAATGCCGGGAGGAGGATGGGATCTCTCATCTCCCAGAAACTCTTCTTTGAAATCGTACATGAAATAATCAAAGACTATGATAATTTTACGTTGATGGTGAGCTCCCTTTTTCATCTGAATTATTCATATGCAGTCTTAAGGAAGGAGTTCAGAAGTTGGTTACCTGTAATACGGTTCTCGAAAATTAGGTCATgcttttaaaaaggaataaatataacTATTTTAAGAAATTCGGCATGCTAAAAACCGCCGTTTATCGatgcattttttcccccaaaggatgTTGTCAGAATGAATGAGCCAATAAGGATGTATCTGAAAGCAGGTCTCAACGCCATCCAACCGGAAGGtcaggtcactcgccttccccgCTTGCTTGCCAAGAGGGAGGTCGTGACAGGTCGGCAGACGTTCGAAATGGAGGGTTCAGAGCCAAGGTAACGGAGGTCATTGCTATATTACTTTTATACAGAGACTAAAAGCctcgtgaaaagaaaaaaaaatattggtaattaATATTAAAggtaattcatgtttttttttaaaatatttcatcattttttttttcaaacagtatccctaatcatttaaaaaatatatgcactgtATTGCTGTAGTTACCATGGGTATAGGATTCCTGATCTAATAATGTtattggggaaaagaaaagctgTTTGTTCCTGCTACTCAAAAGCACTTGTTGAACAGGGCAGACCTTCGTCAGAGCTTCCAGCAAATTCGCGAAATATATaagtaagctaaaaaaaaaatactaaactaaTTTTCATAATGGACTTCTCTGGCGATGAGTCATTTATTTGGATCACATATCTATGAAATACACAGATGAGGTGTCATCACCAACCTGAACAAATCGATTGGCTCCTGGGACGCACCCAACATACCCATAATTTTTCATCACAGCCTGTTAGtaacattatttgtattattgtgacAAACCGAGAAACCAACGAGCAAAAACATGACCTCTGTTGGGGGAGTAATCTTTACAAGCAAAACACTATACCACAAAATGGAAGCCTGCAGTCCTTCCATATGAGgcattgtgatagtaataatatttatcaagacgttatatgcatatatttatttttatgttagtgTCTCCCTTTAACCCTTGTACTCTTCTCCCACCCAACAGGAGCGACACCTCTCACGGAACCCCGACTGTGCAGGTGAGCCTTGAAGAGACCGACGCTTTGGAGGCGCACGCCATGACGCAGCCGAGAAGACAAGTCCGAGTGCCAGATGTGAGTCTGGCAGTAGGGGTTGTCACTTATCTAAACCCTGGACTTGTTTTTGACTATGATTGGTTAGTAGTTTAGCTGTGTATTTTTTACGGATTGCGATAACTGTACTGTGTGAAGAGATTCTGTGAATGGTTCACGTCAACCTCCTGTGTTCGCAGGGAGGTACGTGAAGGACCAGTGAAACAAGCCGGGTACCTCGTGGAGATCGTGTGGGGCCTGAGTGCGGCCTCCGGCAGGAACTTGACGTCATCTGAAGTACATTCACGTAGGATATCTCCTCCCAACGGTGGCGCCACGATCAAGGTTCATGGATTTTCTTCTGTCTTGCGGCTCCACTACCCTGTCTGTCCTCGCGTGAAGAACTGGTACGTGTGTCGTCAGCTGTTGTGGTTGACAACCTTTCAGCGCTTACTTGCAGATATAAACTGACATTATCATGTGTCTTAATATGATTTTAGATCTTGATGTCAATGGTAGTGGATATAGCATTCACCTGCTAAGAAAGTTTCATAGTAGAAAGATATATAGTGTCATGTTGACAGTTGTATTGCTAAAGGAGCTGAATTTTCCTCCTGGAGGTAGTTAGGAATCACTCCATTATTTATTCATAGTTCCTTCCATAAACCTGTTACATATACgtgcaaatattttattttagataataaagtaaaaacaaaaagtattGCACAAGATGTTTACTTCAGGCAGCTGAAGTGCGGACAGCCCCAACACGACGACACAAACATCAAGTGGGACTTCGGGATGTGTTCGGTAGATAGCGAAGGCAGCGGCTCAGAAGGTGGATGTGTCTGCGAGTGTCGGGGCGAGGGCTTGTTTGGCCTCGTGCTCGTCAACGGAACGGACGAGAGAGTGACGGAGGTAGGCCacagggcgagagggagaagggggcggggccacagggcgaaagggaggagggggcggggccacagggcgagagggaggagggggcagagcgATAAGGACACGCGATTTTTNNNNNNNNNNNNNNNNNNNNNNNNNNNNNNNNNNNNNNNNNNNNNNNNNNNNNNNNNNNNNNNNNNNNNNNNNNNNNNNNNNNNNNNNNNNNNNNNNNNNNNNNNNNNNNNNNNNNNNNNNNNNNNNNNNNNNNNNNNNNNNNNNNNNNNNNNNNNNNNNNNNNNNNNNNNNNNNNNNNNNNNNNNNNNNNNNNNNNNNNNNNNNNNNNNNNNNNNNNNNNNNNNNNNNNNNNNNNNNNNNNNNNNNNNNNNNNNNNNNNNNNNNNNNNNNNNNNNNNNNTAACCGTAGACTTAGATAATCGAAATCTTTGCTTCCCTCTCACCAGGAATTGCCAGACCCATCGTGGCAGAAGAACTACGTGACGGGCGTCGGGAGCTGCACGTCTTTCNNNNNNNNNNNNNNNNNNNNNNNNNNNNNNNNNNCTAGGTCGTGCGACGCCTCCGTGCAGCTGCGGGTGGTGAAGTGCACGGCGTTGATGGGCGCGAATGGGGTGTTCGCCGCCCTCGCCCTCTGGCCGGTCGACAAGGTGGGTGGGCGCGAGGGTTCTCGAGGCTGGTTGCCGGAGTTAGNNNNNNNNNNNNNNNNNNNNNNNNNNNNNNNNNNNNNNNNNNNNNNNNGGTGGGCGAAGAGGGGGTCTATATATTTTTGGTGGGGAGCTTATTTCAACCACCACTACTACCATCACACACGCACTCTTGCATGCATTTGCAcgcactgactgactgactggaggaaaataaaagagtttGGCGAGGAATTCATCCTTAATGTAAGTTAGCTAGCAGGGTCGCGGACTGGTACTAAGGAACGTGTCAGATGTCtcgatagaataaaaaaaaaaaaaaatgcacaccaaCTAATGTACATTAACTCTTCTCTCCAACAACTACCAAAGAGAAGAGGCCAAGAGTTTTCTTTGAAAgcgagaagataaaaagagagaattttgTTTCAGAGCGAGTACCTGGTGGTGCTGGTGGCCGGCGCCGTCTGCTTCGTGCTGTGCCTGGCGGCGGGCGTCAGCCAGCAGATGCTCCTCCACCAGCGCCTCTCCCTCACGCCCCACGACCCGGGTCTTCCGCACGCCTGCATCAGTAACACTATGATCTTCTGTAAGTGTTGCGCCTTGTGCCTTTAAAGTCTCTGGTGTTTGATTCAACGAAATTGGCggttatattttagatatttcttATTGCGTTACTGTGTTTTTTAACATTAACGATCTCGTTATACGATTTTTTATGGCTAACAAGATGTTTTCCCTGAATATCAGAGATCATTTTTAggtaatactaatatttataatgttttatgtCGCACTGACCAAACCTTTATTCAATCCGTAAATTTACTATATATTCGCTAAACCTTTTATAAATAGGAttataaaatgaagaaaagtaacaatgatgaaaccatttatatgaatatcaaaGTCCTGCAGGAATTGATGATGAAACCATGAGCAATGCTTTGTAACTTACAGCAGAGTTCTGATTTGCATTATTGACGCCACTGTGTAGGGCACATGCTGTTCGTTATTTGTTGAATGGGGATCTTATTGCTATAGTAAATGATAGTAATTTTGGTAGCACCTGGTGCAGgaccattttttttacttacctttGAATGATACTATGGTCATATAATGtccttttttgtaatatatatcatgattcaTAAACCCAAATTCACAAGTCATATTGTTTTATTCTGTTACATTTAAAGCTACATTTCCTTACTGAAATTCTCATGCACCAGTCTTAACGATGGTGGTTGGGCTGCTGATCTGGGTGGTACACAGTGTGACCCGGTACCAGCTTGGTACTCCCTGGCTCACCTTGGGTCCTGCATGGCCCCTCACGGCACTGCTCATGGGCATTCTCGTGGCACTCACGTTCCTGTGGGTGATCGTGGGAGTTCACAATGTGTACCAGCTCACGGTGCTGAGGGAAGAGGCTTCGCACTTACGTCCtcatgtatgtatgctatgtctccctttttttgtctGGCTCTTTCACGGACACTCGGACGGT contains these protein-coding regions:
- the LOC119588850 gene encoding uncharacterized protein LOC119588850 (The sequence of the model RefSeq protein was modified relative to this genomic sequence to represent the inferred CDS: added 176 bases not found in genome assembly) is translated as MVSGITKQAHKAVTEVDQCCPESASRRSAKEKGAHLRLVLDARISGVRAAVALALVLLAGASANASSPCTPCGSTVRWDEEQHSGVGFLCQEGFPSTPLQHPYTCLVFFKVPPTHKLTFHFHEIYTRDVSLVVCNSTYHENRQYLPDLAYWKINCKALQLEQGNARLLLHGHVYLNVTTLREATTKDHRLHHDKYRGRHGFNFTYEIWRRSDQSVVEDLQYGNMHDCNYNGIPILHQMSQKYRFACQCPVGVSGPHCQWGGVCTKEHAERLCGHHGACRNVAGVSACDCDRDHFGATCQFHFTNIPTQSRTCQRRKNCQQNCHLRVARNQTYTYCSCGVGYTAVNDTHCRATEEWVVSTAMKIGRGRHLSKEKIRNQTLEILKRGDPGGKAEMDIMKITIKGKKVEVEVGLTGKNVMEKISKTELWNRTFHTRSVNVSAIPRLSVGPVSAEFPDRQKLVLQCPVYGGPDLNVTWYKDGILIYAHHVSWCYYEDSTELLYVKAEPGSVKYKCTLILQISPLEQMDRGTYACQVVDRHDTLTRMVVVGVNESLQAELTPFVHSVLPGSSTTLNCTTKNRDWVDGDHYGAEWTVLPQDGFSSYQQDVVFRSGFRLHIANITKPLNVTCHIREKEGVIYMPGEEALDEALGTAAIHVLEPGRPACQAVTQDRITWGPIPVGERNVERCPPGHTGRAVRLCGPFPTPPPLPPAWETPDFSDCFYKPLVQVRTLLTLYKRGYRTLNGNVDEQARDFSRILQERSTPILPGERASLWQILGMLQNAGRRMGSLISQKLFFEIVHEIIKDYDNFTLMDVVRMNEPIRMYLKAGLNAIQPEGQVTRLPRLLAKREVVTGRQTFEMEGSEPRSDTSHGTPTVQVSLEETDALEAHAMTQPRRQVRVPDVSLAVGVVTYLNPGLVFDYDWEVREGPVKQAGYLVEIVWGLSAASGRNLTSSEVHSRRISPPNGGATIKVHGFSSVLRLHYPVCPRVKNWQLKCGQPQHDDTNIKWDFGMCSVDSEGSGSEGGCVCECRGEGLFGLVLVNGTDERVTEELPDPSWQKNYVTGVGSCTSFLLLLLCLLLQLPRSCDASVQLRVVKCTALMGANGVFAALALWPVDKSEYLVVLVAGAVCFVLCLAAGVSQQMLLHQRLSLTPHDPGLPHACISNTMIFFLTMVVGLLIWVVHSVTRYQLGTPWLTLGPAWPLTALLMGILVALTFLWVIVGVHNVYQLTVLREEASHLRPHT